The Alkalihalophilus pseudofirmus nucleotide sequence ACGATTGCTGAGGAACTTGAAGCAGTAAAGGTTCACAGCTGGAAGGATGAAATTGATTTAGTATCAAAGGACGGTCAGAGGTTTCAGGCTGAACGACTCGTTATCGCCTCAGGTGCTTGGTCAAAGGAACTTGAAGAAACCTTCTCCTTAAATCTCCCTGTTTATCCGATACGCGGACAAATTTGCGCTTATGAACTAGGAGATAAACAAGTGAATCATATTGTTTATACTAGCCAAGGGTATTTGGTTCCTAAGGCAAATGGGACGCTTGTAAACGGGGCTTCTGAAGATATTGCAGGTTTTAAGACGGATGTTACAGAAAAAGGAATAGCCCGTTTAACGAATTGGAACAAAAATATCTTTCCTTTCTTAACAGATCTCAAGCCGTTTCATACATGGGCTGGATTAAGACCAGCAACGCAGGATGGCTACCCTTTTATCGGTCCACACCCGAATGCAAAGCATATTATTTTTGCAACAGGGCATTATCGTAATGGAATACTTCTTAGCCCTATTACCGCTAAAATAGTGGCTGCATTGCTTAGCGATGAAAAGACGCCTGTACCAATCGAAACGTTCGCACCGGATCGTTTTACATACTAAATAATGAATGAGACAAATGTAATAACTGAAACTTAAGGTAAGAAAGAAGGAGAATAGTTATGACGATGGCAAAAGTTTTAACCATAGCAGGCTCAGATTCCGGGGGGGGAGCTGGAATTCAAGCAGACCTAAAAACGTTTCAAGAACTTGATACGTTTGGAATGAGTGCAATCACTGCCCTGACAGCTCAGAACACTTTAGGTGTGCATGGTGTGTTTCCTCAATCACTTGAAGCAATTGAAGCGCAGATTGATGCTGTTCTCTCTGATATCGGAGTAGACGCTGTTAAAACGGGCATGTTATTTTCTGCAGAAATCATTACGCTTGTTGCAAAAAAATGCAAACAGTATCATGTCCAAAATATTGTCGTCGACCCGGTTATGGTTGCTAAAGGCGGAGCGGTGCTGCTTCAGGATGCAGCTACTGAAGCATTAATTAAAGAACTGCTGCCGATCGCTGCAGTTATCACACCAAATCTTC carries:
- the thiO gene encoding glycine oxidase ThiO, which gives rise to MTHRVIVLGGGVIGLASALELSRKGHDVTVLEKVRCGGQASGAAAGMLAPYSEIGEDPDDFFRLCLASLREYPVWQEEVKKISGHDFEYTNSGSLHAVYHEADLLALKTRQSWQREWGAEAELVDATRIKKLEPHLSNSIIGAMHYPEESHVFAPDYVRALEEACRKNGVTIAEELEAVKVHSWKDEIDLVSKDGQRFQAERLVIASGAWSKELEETFSLNLPVYPIRGQICAYELGDKQVNHIVYTSQGYLVPKANGTLVNGASEDIAGFKTDVTEKGIARLTNWNKNIFPFLTDLKPFHTWAGLRPATQDGYPFIGPHPNAKHIIFATGHYRNGILLSPITAKIVAALLSDEKTPVPIETFAPDRFTY
- the thiD gene encoding bifunctional hydroxymethylpyrimidine kinase/phosphomethylpyrimidine kinase; its protein translation is MTMAKVLTIAGSDSGGGAGIQADLKTFQELDTFGMSAITALTAQNTLGVHGVFPQSLEAIEAQIDAVLSDIGVDAVKTGMLFSAEIITLVAKKCKQYHVQNIVVDPVMVAKGGAVLLQDAATEALIKELLPIAAVITPNLPEAAKLLRTKEMETLEEMETAAKELHKLGPRYVVLKGGHLKNGPAVDLWFDGEELHYLETERIETKHTHGTGCTYAAAIAAELAKGNSIKDSVQTAKLFITEAIRHSLSIGGGIGPTNHHAYKNSLL